The following coding sequences lie in one Candidatus Brocadiaceae bacterium genomic window:
- the ltrA gene encoding group II intron reverse transcriptase/maturase produces MEQVLLAENMHKAWKQVKANKGIAGVDTMSVEEFPEFARNHWSRIREQLMEGSYKPLPVKRVEIPKPDGGKRPLGIPTVTDRVIQQSIAQVLAPVFDPGFSDSSYGFRPKRSAHDAVRKIREYIGQGYKYAVDIDLSKFFDMVNHDLLMQKVKICIKDKTLLRLINRYLKAGVQVNGKIEPTSQGVPHGGPLSPILSNIVLDELDKELEKRGHRFVRYADDFIIFSEKS; encoded by the coding sequence GTGGAACAGGTGTTACTGGCAGAGAACATGCATAAAGCATGGAAACAGGTCAAGGCAAATAAAGGAATTGCTGGTGTGGACACTATGTCCGTAGAGGAGTTTCCTGAGTTTGCACGAAACCACTGGAGCCGCATCCGTGAACAACTGATGGAAGGGAGCTATAAGCCTTTACCGGTTAAAAGGGTAGAGATACCGAAACCCGATGGAGGAAAGCGACCCCTTGGTATTCCAACCGTTACTGATAGGGTAATTCAGCAATCAATTGCCCAAGTCCTTGCCCCTGTATTTGATCCGGGATTTTCCGACTCAAGTTATGGGTTCAGGCCAAAGCGATCTGCTCACGATGCGGTGAGAAAGATACGGGAGTATATCGGGCAGGGTTACAAGTATGCCGTGGATATTGACCTGTCGAAATTCTTCGACATGGTCAACCATGATCTCTTGATGCAGAAGGTAAAGATCTGTATCAAGGACAAGACCCTGTTGAGATTGATCAACCGCTATCTGAAAGCTGGAGTTCAAGTTAATGGGAAGATTGAACCTACCTCTCAAGGAGTACCTCATGGAGGTCCGTTATCACCCATTTTATCCAATATTGTTCTTGATGAATTGGATAAAGAGCTTGAAAAGCGTGGGCACCGGTTTGTGCGTTATGCAGATGACTTTATCATTTTTAGTGAAAAGTCATAG